TTCTGCAGGAGGCGATGGCTTGGTAGTAAGGTGGAATTTAAAAACCCCTGATGTTGGTGAGTTGTTTGCTCAAATACCATCTTCTATTTATGCGATTTGCTTTGATTCACAGCGGGAACACTTGTGGGTGGGCCAAAATTTTGATGGTATCCACCTGATAGATGCCAAAAATAAAAAAGAATTATCGTCGGTAAAGATTACCTCATCGTCTATATTCGTTATAAAGATTCATGACAATAGTGCCTTTGTTGGGCTTTCAGATGGAACAGTTGTGGTAATGGATGTAGCTCTTTTTCTAGTAAAAAAACATATCAAGGCTTCTGATAAAAGTGTTCGGAGTATAGATATTAATCCTTTTACCAACGAATTGGCGGTAGCCTACAGCGATTTTACTATCAAGATTTTTGATTTGAGTGATTTAACTTTAAAGCATATTATTCAAGCTCACCAAAATTCCGTTTTTACGGTAAAGTATTCTCCAGATTATCAATTTTTGCTGAGTGGTAGTCGAGATGCACACTTGAAGGTTTGGAAGGTAAGTGATAACTATACTATTCATCAAGATATAGTTGCACACTTGTTTGCTATCAACGATATTTGTTATCGCTCAGATGGTAAATTATTTGCTACCTGTAGCATGGACAAATCTATTAAAGTTTGGGACGCTCAAACATTTAAGTTGCTCAAAGTAATTGACCGAGCCAGACATGCAGGGCATGGAACATCTATCAATAAACTGCTATGGTCTGAATATGAAAATCTTTTAATATCTTCGTCCGACGATAAAAAGGTATCAGTATGGCAAATAAAAGAAAAAGTTTCATAAAAAGACGGTTCGAGTGCATAAATAGCGAATAAATAACTATATTAATTGATACCTTTGTAGAAGCAGACATCCTACGTGTTTTTGTCCTAAGTAAATTGCTTAGGATTTATTAATAAAATACAGATATGAGAATTACTCCCTTAGAAATCAGACAGCATACTTTTGATAAAAGTTTTAGAGGATATGATACCGAATCGGTTGACGCATTTTTATTATCCCTTTCGCAAGAATGGGAGCGTGTTGCCGAAGAAGTAAGAGTGACCAAACAGCAATTAGACAAAGCTGAACAAGAGGTTAATCGTGTCAAAGAAATAGAGACAAGTTTGTTCAAAACCCTAAAAGTAGCCGAAGATGCTCAGAAAGAGATTAATGATAAAGCCTATGCCGAAGCTGCCAAGATTGTAGATGAAGCCAAGGTAGAAGCTACAAAAATTATCGAAAATGCTCGTATCGAAGCCGATGCTATTGCTAATGAAGCCCGCAGAAATGCCAATATTACCGTTACCGATGCTGAAAGCAAGGCCACTTACTTGGTAGAAGATGCCGATAATAAACTGAAAAGTTTTGAGCGTGATACCAAAGCTCTGGAACGTTACAAAGATTTGTTAGTTCAAGAATTGAAAAAATTTGCTACCGATACTCTCGATAAGGTAGCGAAGTTTGAAGAACGTACAAGCGTTGCGACTGTCGTAGAACCAAGCAGTATCGACGTACCTATCGAGCCGATTACTGAACCTGTTCCAGAACAAGCTCATGCTGTTCCATTAGCAACAGAAGTTGCTACCGACGAGTCACCTGCCGAAGAACTTCCTTTGGTAGAGTTTGAACCCGCCAATGATTTTGACGATGAGAATGACGAGCTTCCAACAGTTTCGGCTATTGTTCACAACGAAGAAAAGCATTTGGCCGAGCCTTCAGACAG
The DNA window shown above is from Flectobacillus major DSM 103 and carries:
- a CDS encoding WD40 repeat domain-containing protein, with protein sequence MQVEKIDTFSGHRDCVYTLEKGSENTHFFSAGGDGLVVRWNLKTPDVGELFAQIPSSIYAICFDSQREHLWVGQNFDGIHLIDAKNKKELSSVKITSSSIFVIKIHDNSAFVGLSDGTVVVMDVALFLVKKHIKASDKSVRSIDINPFTNELAVAYSDFTIKIFDLSDLTLKHIIQAHQNSVFTVKYSPDYQFLLSGSRDAHLKVWKVSDNYTIHQDIVAHLFAINDICYRSDGKLFATCSMDKSIKVWDAQTFKLLKVIDRARHAGHGTSINKLLWSEYENLLISSSDDKKVSVWQIKEKVS
- a CDS encoding DivIVA domain-containing protein — encoded protein: MRITPLEIRQHTFDKSFRGYDTESVDAFLLSLSQEWERVAEEVRVTKQQLDKAEQEVNRVKEIETSLFKTLKVAEDAQKEINDKAYAEAAKIVDEAKVEATKIIENARIEADAIANEARRNANITVTDAESKATYLVEDADNKLKSFERDTKALERYKDLLVQELKKFATDTLDKVAKFEERTSVATVVEPSSIDVPIEPITEPVPEQAHAVPLATEVATDESPAEELPLVEFEPANDFDDENDELPTVSAIVHNEEKHLAEPSDRDDEEAELPTLSAILQQDFMETTTLEYETTHEEAEAEESSKEETSTIQDNTESLIKEAKSTKRPKKLTDGKDLGLPTVSSVMEEFKKDNPGSINNGGGSFFDSF